ATTGCCGATGATGTCTGAGTATCAGGATAAATAATATTTTTCTCTCGCCAAGGTGACAAAGGAGGGATTAAAGCCATAACAAACCTCAAATACTAGCTAGTAGTTCGCCAAGTGAACTTGGCGGGGTAAGGGGGAAGGGGGAAAGGGTTTAAATTCCTTACCCTTTACCCAGCCCTCGCCCAGCATTTTTGGGTTGGCAGACTACTAGTTGCTGCACGATCGTCCGTATGGCCTCGGCGGGTTCCAAAAAGAACCCGCCCCCTGCCCTGAAGGAACAGGGCAATGGAGGCTAGGACGTGCTACGCGAACGTTGTTTTGATCGCAGAGGCAAGTCGCGGCATTGGTGCAGCAACCGCCAAACTGCTAGGACAACATGGTGCGGTTGGCGTAAATACTAATACTATGGCAGTGAAACTGCGACTCAGGAAGTAGTTGAATTGATTACATCCGATGTTAGTCGGGCAATGGCATCAGAGACGGCATGATTAAGTTGGATTTGTCAATATTTTGTAGTCTACATTACCTATTTATAAATTTTTTACACATAATTTAGGTTTGTCAAATATAAATTGTTAGCTGATTTACCTTACTTTATTACTGTATTTATCTTAAGGTTAGAAAGAGTGTATCTTGCTTTTGCACCTAAAGATAGAAACCAGACAAAATAGACATAGATAAAATAATAACATAAAAATAGATATTAATTAAAGTAGCTTTGCTGCCACGAGAATGATAGCTAATATCTAATTGATTTTCTAATCCTAGATTAAAAAAAAGAGGTATCGTTTTGAATTTTTGTGATAAACCAGTTAGCTATTATGTTGCAATAGAGCAATTAAGTGCTAAAGAAGATACTGTTTGGGGGCTGGTGATTGTCATAGTAATTATTAGTCTTTGGGTAGCTAGTTTGGCTTTTTTACTAGCTATTAATTATGCCAAAGTCCCAATTTGGTTGATACCTATTGCAATAGTTTGGCAAATGTTCCTTTATACAGGGCTATTTATTACTGCACATGATGCTATGCATGGGTCAGTTTATCGTAAAAATCCCAAAATTAATAATTTTATCGGTTCACTAGCTGTAGCGCTTTACGCTGTGTTTCCATATCAACAGATGTTAAAGAATCATTGCTTACATCATCGTCATCCTGCTAGCGAAGTTGACCCAGATTTTCATGATGGTAAGAGAACAAACGCTATTTTCTGGTATCTCCATTTCATGATAGAATACTCCAGTTGGCAACAGTTAATAGTACTAACTATCCTATTTAATTTAGCTAAATACGTTTTGCACATCCATCAAATAAATCTCATCTTATTTTGGAGTATTCCTCCAATTTTAAGTTCCATTCAACTGTTTTATTTCGGAACATTTTTGCCTCATCGAGAACCCAAGAAAGGATATGTTTATCCCCATTGCAGCCAAACAATAAAATTGCCAACTTTTTTGTCATTTATCGCTTGCTACCACTTTGGTTATCATGAAGAACATCATGAGTATCCCCATGTACCTTGGTGGCAACTTCCATCTGTATATAAGCAGAGAGTATTCAACAATTCAGTAACCAATTCGTAATTCGCAATACTCACCAAGGCACAAGAAGCAAGTACGTAATTATGAAAGTCTTACAGAATGTAGGTTATGGAGTTTGAATTGGTTGCCGAATTTTAGAAATTGGTATTAGTCCGCTTAATTTCGAGTTAGGGAAAATCGAAATTCTCAAATGCAATGACTCACTTTGGCATTATTTGCCCACCATATCCCGGACACATAAATCCCCAAGCAGCTTTGGAGCGGAATTGCAATCGCGCGATCCTCGGGTGACTTTTCTGCAAATTCCCGATTTGGAATTAAAGGTGCAATCGGAAGAAGTGAACCTCTATCCGATTGGCAAAGCCATCTATAAACCTGGCTCAATGGCTAAAATCTTTGCTCAACAGGGAAAATTAAGTGTCGTGGAGGCGCTGCGTTACTCCTCAACTTTTGCCAGCAAATGGTAGAAATCATCTGTCAAGATGCACCAAAAGCGATCGCAGCGACGACTATTAGCCAGTCAACTTAATCACACCTTGGCTGACTAAATGTTCAAGCTGAGAATGATGCTGTGTTTGCTCTCGTAGCAACTTGAGTTGCTCGTAAGTGAGAATGTGTAATCCGGGGCGGACAATATAACCTTGAATGGTAATGCTTTGTGGCTGTTGGCTATTGGTGCGGTTGTAGGAAATTGAAGGCATATTTACAATTATGTAAGTTAGAACTGATTAAGTAGAAGAAAGTTTAATTCCTCATTCTCTTACAGCTTCACACAAGTTCCTCTTAAAAGGTGACTATATAATCAGCCAATGCCAAAGCATATAGGAGATGTCTAATAGAAGCGCTCCATGCTGTGTAGGTTCTGTAAATAAAAAGGAGCAAAGGATTGCGTTACGATAGATTTATATAATAAAGCTGTCAACAGTCGGCATGACTGACACTCTATAGATTTGGAATACATGGGAGGCAAAGGTTATCGCAATTCAAAAACAGCTAATTAACTCGCAAATCAAGTCACCCCAAGTTTTCTTGATTGACCATGAGAATAACAATCGTGGTTTGACCAATACCAATGAAGCGTTAGAGCTAGCCGAAAGCCTAGAGTTAGACCTAGTTTTAGTGTCTGAAGGAAAAGACGTTCCAGTTGCAAAGATTCTGAATTATGGCAAGCTTCAGTATCAAAAGAAAAAGCGTCAGGCACAGAGTGCTAGGCCAGTAGTGAAGGAAGTTCGGTTCGGTTTAAATATAGGTGTAGCTGATTACAAGTTACGCATTGATCAAGCAATTAGCTGGTTGGGTAAAGGTGATTCAGTAAAGTTTGCTGTTCGTTTACGAGGTCGAGAACATCAATATCGTGAGCAAGCTGGAGAACTATTAGACCGGGTTGTAACCGATCTGAAGTCTGTAGGTAAAGTTCAATCACTTGATAAGCGTTCACTAATTGCTTTAATTATTCCTGCGTAGTTTAGTTTTTAAATATACCTTTGAAACCTAAACTTAATAATGCCCGAACTCTGAGCTAGCAATGACACATTGCTGTGTGTTGTAGGCAATGGCAAAAAGTTTTAGTTGCAATTGTTAAGATAAGTCAACGGCGGGTTTTTGGGAAAAACAATATCACCAAACCTGAAAAGTAAAAAGTGATGAATTATGATTTATCCATAAATTACGAGGACAAGAAAAATTTATGGTCAATTCATATAAAGTTCCGAAATTACCACTGCCAGCATCACTTTTAGGTTCAGAAGTCGGTTCTTTTGCTGAGTTCACAGTCACTCAAAGAATGCCTGCAATTGCCCGTCGAGTTATCGTTGAAAATAATTTTTCACCAGAAATTAATACAAGATTAGAAAGGCTTGCTACAGAACTGCCGACAGGATATTTACAACCTCTGTTGAATGATACTGTTGCAGATTTTCCCGCTTGGAATAAATATCTAGAAGCTTACAAGGATCAGCGTTGGATAGACGTTCCCTGGTTTTTTGCAGAAACTTATTTTTATCGGTTAATTCTAGAAATTACTGATTACTTCCGCTCTAGTATATGGCAACCTATCGATCCATTTCAATTGCAAAAATCTCAGGGTTTAGAAGCGTCTCTTGACTCGACTATTCTTCTATGTACTCAGCTGAATAAATGGTTGGAAGATTCTGAAGTTGATGTTCCATCAAACTATAGAGCTTTAATTGCACTCTTATATTTTGCTTTGTGGGGAAATCGAGTTGACTTGAGTTTATGGTCAGCATTTGAGGACGACCGGAGCCGTTTTGATATTCAAAATCAACTAGCTCATATCTTAGTAAATGATGCCTTCCAAATTAATGAATTATTAACTCTTTCTCAAGGAGATCGCATTGATTTTGTTTTAGACAATGCTGGTTTTGAACTTGTCTGTGACTTATGCTTAGTAGATTTATTATTAAGTAGCAACTTAGTTAATCAAGTTTACCTGCACCTGAAACCCCATCCTACTTTCGTTTCTGATGCCATGATTAAGGATGTACATGAGACAACAAGTTTTTTAGCCGCTACTAGTCATGAACAAGTAACATCTTTTGCTCAAAGGTTGGAGGAGCATATTGCATCAAGGCATTTAGTGTTGTCTGAAGATTACTTTTGGACATCACCTTTAGCATTTTGGGAAATACCCAACTCCCTCAATAATGAGTTAACTAATGCCAGTTTAATTATAGTCAAAGGAGATGCAAATTATCGTCGGTTATTAGGCGATCGCCATTGGGATATTACTACTAGCTTTGCAGATATAGTCTGCTATTTTCCTGCACCAATAGTAGCATTACGCACCCTGAAGTCGGAAGTAGCAGTAGGTTTAAAATCTGAGGTTGTTGAGAAAGTAGCAAAATCTGACCATTCTTGGTTGACCAATGGACAATGGGGTGTCATTCAGTTCGTGCCTTAGTAATACAACATATAAAAAAAGCCCTGGCTTTTGAGTAACTGTTAAAGGAAGAGGGGCGAGACAAAGGAGAGACTTGTTGAATAATCCCCTCCTTGACCCCTTCTCCACTTCACCATTACTTGACTTTCAGTGCCGACTTACCTAATGACTGACAAATAACGTCATTTTGTGGTGTATGGATACGGCTGCACAGAACGTCACGGTAGTGTCGCTCTAAAGGATTCCTTTTTAACATACCAGGATTACCAGTTAGTTCTAAGGCAATCTCCACAGCACGAATCGAGTTAGTTGTAGTAAGGTATTTAACAGCTTGTGCCTGTAATCCTACGTTAGGATCGTACTCGCCCCGATCGATATCTTCAGCCAAACTATAAATTAATCTATTGTTAGCAAATAGCAGTACTTCTATTTCACCCACGGCAGTTTGGAAGCGTGGCAGAGTTGCCAGTGGTTCTTTGAGATTAGAAGGCGATCGCTCCCAAAGATATTTAACCAGCCAGTCTCGCGCACTGGTAGCCACACCGAGATATAAAGCACTCACTGTCAAACTGCCCCAAGTGGAAATCAGTGGATCAAGTGATGGTGCAGCAGATATGGGACTGAGATTCAGGGCGTACTCTAAGGGAATTAATACATTCTCCAAAATCAAATCGTGGCTACCTGTAGCTCTCATCCCCAAGTGATCCCAGGTTTCGACAATTTGCAAACCGGGCAAATCGCGCGGAACCAAAAAATTGCCAACTTGCGGTTCATCTTCAGTTGTCCGTGCCCAAACAACAAAGTAACTGAGGATGGGACTACCCGTAGTGTATTGCTTGTGGCCTGTTAAACGCCAACCCTCTGTTGTATGTTCGGCAATTGTGGCAGGTAATCCGCCTCTAGCTGGCGTTCCTAACTCTGGTTCAACACGGGCCGCATTGATCAGGGCAATACCTTCAATGGATTCACGACACAACCGTTTATATACTTCTGGATGCCAGCGACGGCTACGGGCCGCATTGGCATGTTGAAGATAGTGCATCGTCAGTACTAGCGCGGTTGAAGCATCGCCACGCGCTATCCCTTCAATGACTCGGCAGATAGTTGATAGCCCTAAACCCTCACCACCTAATTCACGGGGAATGGTGAGGCTGAGTAATTTTGCCTCATGCAAAGCTGTAAAATTCTCGAAGGGAAAGGAACCCTCTTTATCGTGTGCGCCTGCACGGGTGGCAAAGTCTTTAGCTAGAGCCTCAACCTGGTCGAAAATATTGGGAGGAGTTTCTAAGCTTTTGGTTACAAAGGTGTCTGGCAGTGCTTGCTCTAACTGTGACATAAATACTCCTTTAAAGCTCACTTTACTCTCATCCCACGAAAAATTGATGTTCCTGCAAACTTAATATAGGACTTATTTTAACCCTCTCTCTAGTTACCAAGAATTGGAAGCGGTCGCATCTGTGGTAGAAGTAGATACAGGCTAGCTCAAATGCTTCCACTTGCTGGGATGGGAATGCAGTATGAACCCATTCGGTTATGTGGAGCTTGTTATGGCGAAAATCCCTGCGATCACAAAACTTATGGACAAAAGTTGCAAGAAGCAGCAGAGAAACTAGGTGTATCGTTGCAAACGGTACAAAGGTTAGTAAAAACTGGGAACAAGATTATTTAGTCGGACTCACTCAAACAGGCAGGACTGATAAAGGACAATATGCACGCCACACAAGCGTTTGAATTCTTCCGGTTTGGGGTTCTTTACCTTTTCGTAGGCCAATAAAGCTCTTACCTACTTGTCCCACGCTCATGAGACTTTTGCAAGAGACTCCATGAGTTGCGTAATCTCAAATTCCTTGTAGAGACGTTGCATTTCAACGTCTCTACATCCAGATTCATTATTCTATTCCGCAACACCCAAAGTTTTTATGATGGGTACTTGTGATGACGCACTTCAACCACAGTATGTACATTGCCACGAGGCGTAAAATCTGCTTTCACAGTGGCTTCTAACGGGTCACAAGCAGCCACAAAGTCATCCAAAATTTGGTTGGCAGATTCTTCGTGGGAAATATAGCGATCGCGGTAACTGTTAATGTAAAGTTTAAGCGCCTTCAATTCTACTACCCGTTCATCAGGTATATATGTAACGTAAATTGTCGCAAAGTCAGGATAGCCGGAAAACGGACATTTACAAGTAAATTCCGGCAAAGTAATATTAATGTCATATCGTCTCCCCACACGCGGATTTGGAAAGGTAATTAATTTACCTTCCGCAATATCGCGTTCACCATACTTCATTTCTTGGGTTGTCTGAGACACACTTTCAGGTAATTTGTCAGTTGTCATTTGTTATTTGTCATTGATTATTTTACTTATTTTTACGTCCTTTTATTAATTTTGTAGCTTTTTAACTCCTAACTCTGCCAATTTTGGATTTTTGATTTTAGATGTCTCCTCCAATCCAAAATCCAATCCAAAATTCAATATTCCAAATCTAAAATTGAATGACTCCCACTCCCCTTAATACTCTTCCTTCTCCCAGTCTGGACAATTCTCATCTTCACAACCGTGGGGATGCATGGCACAAACTAACAAATTACCACTATAAACTTGACCGTGGTAATGAGTACAACCAATGCAGGCAGGATTTTTTTCAGCCGTAGGTTCAACTGAATAAGGAAAACCCGAATCTACATCTGCTACCATGTCTTCCAGTTCC
The Nostoc punctiforme PCC 73102 genome window above contains:
- the crtW gene encoding beta-carotene ketolase CrtW; amino-acid sequence: MNFCDKPVSYYVAIEQLSAKEDTVWGLVIVIVIISLWVASLAFLLAINYAKVPIWLIPIAIVWQMFLYTGLFITAHDAMHGSVYRKNPKINNFIGSLAVALYAVFPYQQMLKNHCLHHRHPASEVDPDFHDGKRTNAIFWYLHFMIEYSSWQQLIVLTILFNLAKYVLHIHQINLILFWSIPPILSSIQLFYFGTFLPHREPKKGYVYPHCSQTIKLPTFLSFIACYHFGYHEEHHEYPHVPWWQLPSVYKQRVFNNSVTNS
- the queF gene encoding preQ(1) synthase is translated as MTTDKLPESVSQTTQEMKYGERDIAEGKLITFPNPRVGRRYDINITLPEFTCKCPFSGYPDFATIYVTYIPDERVVELKALKLYINSYRDRYISHEESANQILDDFVAACDPLEATVKADFTPRGNVHTVVEVRHHKYPS
- the infC gene encoding translation initiation factor IF-3 encodes the protein MIDHENNNRGLTNTNEALELAESLELDLVLVSEGKDVPVAKILNYGKLQYQKKKRQAQSARPVVKEVRFGLNIGVADYKLRIDQAISWLGKGDSVKFAVRLRGREHQYREQAGELLDRVVTDLKSVGKVQSLDKRSLIALIIPA
- a CDS encoding helix-turn-helix domain-containing protein, which translates into the protein MLPLAGMGMQYEPIRLCGACYGENPCDHKTYGQKLQEAAEKLGVSLQTVQRLVKTGNKII
- a CDS encoding damage-control phosphatase ARMT1 family protein, whose protein sequence is MVNSYKVPKLPLPASLLGSEVGSFAEFTVTQRMPAIARRVIVENNFSPEINTRLERLATELPTGYLQPLLNDTVADFPAWNKYLEAYKDQRWIDVPWFFAETYFYRLILEITDYFRSSIWQPIDPFQLQKSQGLEASLDSTILLCTQLNKWLEDSEVDVPSNYRALIALLYFALWGNRVDLSLWSAFEDDRSRFDIQNQLAHILVNDAFQINELLTLSQGDRIDFVLDNAGFELVCDLCLVDLLLSSNLVNQVYLHLKPHPTFVSDAMIKDVHETTSFLAATSHEQVTSFAQRLEEHIASRHLVLSEDYFWTSPLAFWEIPNSLNNELTNASLIIVKGDANYRRLLGDRHWDITTSFADIVCYFPAPIVALRTLKSEVAVGLKSEVVEKVAKSDHSWLTNGQWGVIQFVP
- a CDS encoding acyl-CoA dehydrogenase family protein; its protein translation is MSQLEQALPDTFVTKSLETPPNIFDQVEALAKDFATRAGAHDKEGSFPFENFTALHEAKLLSLTIPRELGGEGLGLSTICRVIEGIARGDASTALVLTMHYLQHANAARSRRWHPEVYKRLCRESIEGIALINAARVEPELGTPARGGLPATIAEHTTEGWRLTGHKQYTTGSPILSYFVVWARTTEDEPQVGNFLVPRDLPGLQIVETWDHLGMRATGSHDLILENVLIPLEYALNLSPISAAPSLDPLISTWGSLTVSALYLGVATSARDWLVKYLWERSPSNLKEPLATLPRFQTAVGEIEVLLFANNRLIYSLAEDIDRGEYDPNVGLQAQAVKYLTTTNSIRAVEIALELTGNPGMLKRNPLERHYRDVLCSRIHTPQNDVICQSLGKSALKVK